One genomic segment of Rivularia sp. PCC 7116 includes these proteins:
- a CDS encoding sigma-70 family RNA polymerase sigma factor: MNVATHTKKPSRLQSDSDMSLSNQTEAELFQALQAGDLSALGAIYDRYGEAVYRLALRILKDKSEAEDLTQEIFLAFWRSAKYDPNRGKMIVYLLTMTRSRAINRLHQKSTQQKLLQRCQRSTPTHSESNLMEKVSLGEVSQIIGKALEEIPENQQQVLKMAYYEGLSQSEITEKLNIPLGTVKTRTRQGLLKLRKLLKDLVD; this comes from the coding sequence ATGAATGTAGCAACACATACCAAAAAACCAAGTAGGTTGCAATCTGATTCGGATATGAGTTTATCAAACCAGACAGAAGCTGAATTATTCCAAGCATTGCAAGCGGGAGATTTATCCGCATTAGGTGCTATTTATGACCGCTACGGCGAGGCTGTATACCGTCTGGCTCTACGAATATTAAAGGATAAAAGCGAAGCTGAGGACTTAACACAAGAAATTTTTTTGGCATTTTGGCGCAGTGCTAAATATGACCCCAATCGCGGAAAGATGATTGTTTATTTGCTGACAATGACTAGAAGTAGAGCAATTAATCGGTTGCATCAAAAGTCTACTCAACAGAAGCTTTTACAAAGGTGTCAGCGCAGTACTCCGACTCATAGTGAAAGTAATTTGATGGAAAAGGTTTCTTTGGGAGAAGTTTCTCAAATCATCGGTAAAGCTTTAGAGGAAATACCAGAAAACCAGCAGCAAGTTCTAAAAATGGCTTACTACGAAGGATTGAGCCAATCAGAAATCACCGAAAAACTAAATATACCTTTGGGAACTGTAAAAACCCGTACCCGCCAAGGACTTTTGAAACTGAGAAAATTATTAAAGGATTTAGTAGATTAA
- a CDS encoding anti-sigma factor domain-containing protein — protein sequence MEPLELPSNWEALITGYVLSDLTPEEAALVKQYLETYPELACEVESLQATLALFPLSLPETKPSEGLRSQILEAAEKDLLTTVETNTQTSPPLSPSPPLPLPSSKPWLKIAGIAAVGIIASLGFFNYRLNQKLAKVETDLSNYRLQAELSKTQQELSRYQEALSVLKQPNNRLLALKSITPDISSSGSLVIAPNSEAAILTLKQLPDLPEDKVYRLWAFVDGKKVKCAKFNPDSQGKVLQKIPLKQWGNTTEVFVTVEPKEGFDLPVGETVIKGSRAI from the coding sequence ATGGAACCCCTCGAACTACCTTCAAACTGGGAAGCTTTGATAACAGGTTATGTTTTGAGCGATTTAACCCCAGAAGAAGCAGCATTAGTAAAACAGTATTTAGAAACTTATCCAGAATTAGCATGTGAAGTCGAAAGCTTGCAGGCAACTTTAGCACTGTTTCCCCTATCATTACCCGAAACTAAACCATCTGAAGGATTGCGATCGCAAATTCTCGAAGCAGCCGAAAAGGATTTATTAACCACCGTAGAAACTAATACACAAACATCTCCCCCCCTCTCACCCTCCCCCCCTCTCCCCCTCCCTTCCTCCAAACCCTGGCTAAAAATAGCCGGAATAGCAGCAGTAGGAATAATCGCGAGTTTGGGATTTTTTAATTATCGATTGAACCAAAAACTTGCAAAAGTAGAAACCGACTTATCCAATTACCGCTTGCAAGCTGAATTATCCAAAACACAGCAAGAATTATCTCGCTATCAAGAAGCTTTATCCGTACTCAAACAACCTAATAACCGTTTACTAGCACTCAAAAGTATTACTCCCGATATTTCGTCTTCCGGTAGTTTAGTAATTGCACCCAACTCTGAAGCTGCAATATTAACTTTGAAACAGCTACCCGATTTACCAGAAGATAAAGTGTATCGCTTATGGGCTTTTGTTGATGGGAAAAAAGTCAAATGTGCAAAATTCAATCCGGATTCTCAAGGTAAAGTTCTGCAAAAAATTCCTTTGAAACAATGGGGAAATACTACTGAAGTTTTTGTCACTGTCGAGCCAAAAGAAGGTTTTGATTTACCAGTAGGAGAAACAGTTATAAAAGGTTCTAGAGCGATTTGA
- a CDS encoding MFS transporter: MNNSSPPATSSSHQEKLDFKTKIAYGAGELGGAIPNNILVFFVLYFFTNVAGLNASLAGSLILVGKAWDSINDPLIGWLSDKTRSRLGRRYPWMLIGAIPLVISFCLLWFTPPIANQWLKFAYYNLIFIIYYAAVSSVWIPYSTLGAELTTTYNERTNVTGFRSAFAIGGSIFALILAQIILDIFEAPQSYFYMAGIASLISFLAVYLCVWGTYKRYKIIQNQREQIKHEPSEPLLQQIKIVLSNKPFLCVVGIYLCSWLGTQVTAAVLPYFVVDWMQLPKTHFTQMALTIQGTALILMPFWSIMGQKIGKKAIYCMGIPGTIIAQAGFFFLQPGQTTLMYILSVMAGIGISVAYITPYAMLPDVVDLDELNTGQRREGIFYGFVVQTQKLCVAAAIFLVGKILDWSGLISSVATEAPPVQPESALWAIRLIIGPIPTLILIIGLVIAYFYPITQSKHEEIVLKLKERRK; the protein is encoded by the coding sequence ATGAATAACTCTTCTCCACCAGCAACTTCTTCTTCTCATCAAGAAAAATTAGATTTCAAAACAAAAATAGCCTATGGTGCTGGAGAACTAGGAGGAGCGATTCCGAACAATATCTTAGTATTCTTCGTACTTTATTTTTTTACTAATGTTGCCGGATTGAATGCAAGTTTGGCTGGTAGTTTAATATTAGTTGGTAAAGCTTGGGATTCAATTAATGACCCTTTAATTGGTTGGTTAAGCGATAAAACTCGTTCTCGTTTGGGTAGACGGTATCCTTGGATGCTGATTGGTGCAATTCCTCTTGTAATATCTTTTTGCTTACTTTGGTTTACTCCACCAATAGCAAATCAATGGCTAAAATTTGCTTATTACAATCTTATTTTTATAATTTATTATGCAGCTGTTAGTTCCGTATGGATTCCTTACTCTACATTAGGAGCGGAATTAACTACAACTTACAACGAACGCACCAATGTGACTGGTTTTAGGTCGGCTTTTGCGATTGGTGGTAGTATATTTGCTTTAATTTTAGCTCAAATAATTTTAGATATTTTTGAAGCACCCCAAAGCTATTTTTACATGGCTGGTATTGCTAGCTTAATATCATTTTTAGCAGTTTATTTGTGCGTTTGGGGAACTTATAAACGCTATAAAATCATTCAAAATCAACGAGAACAAATTAAGCACGAACCATCAGAACCACTTTTACAACAAATCAAAATAGTTTTAAGCAACAAACCATTTCTTTGCGTAGTTGGAATTTATCTTTGTTCTTGGTTGGGAACCCAAGTAACGGCAGCAGTTTTACCTTACTTCGTCGTAGACTGGATGCAATTACCAAAAACTCATTTTACTCAAATGGCTTTAACAATCCAAGGAACAGCATTAATTTTAATGCCTTTCTGGAGCATCATGGGACAAAAAATTGGTAAAAAAGCTATTTACTGTATGGGTATACCAGGAACAATCATTGCTCAAGCAGGATTTTTCTTTCTGCAACCGGGACAAACCACATTAATGTACATCTTGTCAGTTATGGCAGGAATTGGTATTTCAGTTGCTTATATTACACCTTATGCAATGTTACCGGATGTAGTCGATTTAGATGAATTAAATACCGGACAACGTAGAGAAGGAATTTTTTACGGATTTGTTGTACAAACGCAAAAACTTTGTGTTGCAGCAGCGATATTTTTAGTAGGTAAAATATTAGATTGGTCGGGATTAATATCCTCAGTAGCCACTGAAGCACCACCAGTACAGCCAGAATCAGCATTATGGGCAATTCGCTTAATCATTGGTCCCATACCAACTTTAATTTTAATTATCGGTTTGGTTATAGCTTACTTTTACCCAATTACTCAATCTAAGCATGAGGAAATTGTTTTAAAACTAAAAGAAAGAAGAAAATAG
- a CDS encoding GNAT family N-acetyltransferase, with protein sequence MSYLFSPMNEKSARIILNWRYDESLHFYNYNPSEIEETVQEFLNPKNAYYSIFNNRNELIAYCCFGTDARVKGGNYDTEALDVGFGIRPNLSKRGITFRIINAVYNFAKSHFLTTLFRVTVAEFNQQAIRIYKKAGFKQVQKFKRKQDGMDFLVFTLEA encoded by the coding sequence ATGTCTTACCTTTTCTCACCAATGAACGAAAAAAGCGCCAGAATCATTTTAAACTGGCGCTATGATGAATCATTACATTTTTATAATTATAATCCTTCTGAAATTGAAGAAACCGTACAAGAGTTTTTGAACCCTAAAAATGCGTACTACAGTATTTTCAATAATCGTAATGAATTAATTGCTTATTGTTGCTTTGGTACAGATGCAAGAGTTAAAGGTGGAAATTACGATACTGAAGCTTTAGATGTTGGATTTGGTATACGTCCAAATTTGAGCAAACGAGGAATCACATTTCGGATAATAAATGCTGTATATAATTTTGCGAAAAGTCATTTTTTAACAACTTTATTTCGCGTGACGGTGGCTGAATTTAACCAGCAAGCAATAAGAATATATAAAAAAGCTGGTTTTAAACAAGTTCAGAAATTTAAACGAAAGCAAGATGGTATGGATTTCTTGGTTTTTACTTTGGAAGCTTAG
- a CDS encoding response regulator: protein MNKILVVEDDINLRENLLDLLDAENFDTIAAKDGLIGLELANQEIPDLIICDVNMPELDGYSLLSKLRQNIVTSTIPFVFLSGKSDKKDFRQGMRLGADDYLTKPFTKDELLETIKCRLEKQFTLQKKSQHELHELRQNITLALPHEMRTPLNGILGFSQILINENETLEKQEIYEMAEGIYKSGHRLLDFTQRFLLYAKLESIATDPEQIKLIQSQNTYFPIDSLISLIKKRASKVEREKDLKIFFNSTCKVKIAVNRLYTIIEELIDNCFKFSESNTSISVSSAIENNYLILSFSNYGRGMSASEIRNLGAYRQFNRRVYEQQGSGLGLSIVKRLAELHQGSLNIQSNPGDKTTVQVKLPCI from the coding sequence ATGAACAAGATTTTGGTCGTGGAAGACGATATTAATTTGAGAGAAAATCTTTTAGACTTATTGGATGCCGAAAACTTTGATACAATCGCAGCAAAAGATGGTCTGATTGGATTGGAACTAGCAAATCAAGAAATCCCAGATTTAATCATTTGTGATGTGAATATGCCAGAATTAGATGGCTATAGTTTATTAAGTAAATTGCGGCAAAATATTGTTACTTCCACAATACCTTTTGTTTTTTTAAGTGGGAAATCGGATAAAAAGGATTTTCGTCAAGGGATGAGATTGGGTGCTGATGATTATCTAACAAAGCCTTTTACAAAAGATGAATTATTAGAAACTATTAAGTGTAGATTAGAAAAACAATTTACCCTCCAGAAAAAATCTCAACACGAGTTGCACGAATTACGACAGAATATTACCCTTGCACTACCCCATGAGATGCGAACACCGTTAAATGGAATCTTAGGTTTTTCACAGATACTTATAAACGAAAATGAAACTCTAGAAAAGCAAGAAATTTATGAAATGGCAGAAGGTATTTATAAATCGGGTCATCGTCTCTTAGATTTTACTCAAAGGTTCTTATTATATGCAAAGCTTGAGTCTATAGCAACAGACCCCGAACAAATAAAATTAATACAATCTCAAAATACTTATTTTCCCATCGATTCATTAATTTCATTGATTAAGAAAAGAGCTAGCAAAGTTGAGCGAGAAAAGGATTTAAAAATATTTTTTAATTCGACCTGTAAAGTTAAAATAGCAGTAAATAGACTTTATACAATTATTGAAGAACTGATTGATAACTGTTTTAAATTTTCTGAATCTAATACAAGTATTTCTGTAAGCAGTGCGATTGAGAATAATTATCTAATTCTATCTTTTAGTAATTATGGTAGAGGTATGAGTGCTTCAGAAATTAGAAATTTAGGAGCCTATAGACAATTCAATCGCCGTGTTTATGAACAACAAGGTTCTGGATTGGGTTTAAGCATCGTCAAGCGTTTAGCTGAATTACATCAAGGTAGCCTGAATATTCAAAGTAACCCAGGTGATAAAACAACTGTACAAGTAAAGCTACCATGCATCTAG